A part of Desulfotomaculum nigrificans DSM 574 genomic DNA contains:
- a CDS encoding anaerobic glycerol-3-phosphate dehydrogenase subunit C — MRQYDNLALDNCIKCSICVTNCPVTRVTDKFAGPKQNGPDLERFRLEEPAAVHPSIGYCSNCKNCDVACPSGVSIATMNSKAKGEFVARHGAPLRDQLLARVGLMGRVCHLAPALVNWGGRVKLFRWLGEKLFGVSKDMTLPQYAGKTFYQLMRQQKFAPGRRKVVYFPGCYVTYNTPEVGLAVVEVLAKQGVQVLVEEFNCCGLPLIANGLLADARQAARGNVQQLQKYADQGYRIITSCPSCNLTLRREYHELFDLDTDSLNDHIMDVFEYLNELARQGELVEPLNPLDLRVGYHQPCHLKAAGCGVPSKEIMDRIPGLQVLGLDAGCCGLSGSYGFKAEKYPISMEIGSNVFRAVEQMGVKQVITECGMCQLQIHHGTGVAVYHPIQLLALAYGTAK; from the coding sequence GTGCGGCAATACGATAATTTAGCCCTGGACAACTGCATTAAGTGCTCTATTTGTGTCACCAACTGTCCGGTGACCCGGGTCACCGATAAATTTGCCGGCCCCAAACAAAACGGACCGGATTTGGAGCGCTTCCGGCTGGAGGAACCTGCCGCGGTACACCCCTCCATCGGGTATTGTTCCAATTGCAAGAACTGCGATGTGGCCTGTCCCTCCGGGGTCAGCATCGCCACCATGAATAGTAAAGCCAAGGGAGAATTTGTAGCCCGCCACGGGGCACCACTGCGGGATCAGCTGCTGGCCCGGGTGGGCTTAATGGGTCGGGTTTGTCACCTGGCCCCGGCCCTGGTTAACTGGGGAGGCAGGGTCAAACTTTTCCGCTGGCTGGGTGAGAAACTGTTTGGGGTAAGTAAAGATATGACCTTACCCCAATATGCCGGCAAGACCTTTTACCAGTTGATGCGGCAGCAAAAGTTCGCCCCCGGTCGGCGCAAGGTGGTATACTTTCCCGGCTGCTATGTCACCTACAATACTCCCGAAGTGGGCCTGGCGGTGGTGGAAGTGTTGGCCAAGCAGGGGGTTCAGGTGTTGGTGGAAGAATTTAATTGCTGCGGATTGCCCTTAATTGCCAACGGCCTGCTGGCAGACGCGCGGCAGGCAGCCCGAGGCAATGTCCAACAGTTGCAAAAATATGCTGACCAGGGTTACCGGATTATTACCTCTTGCCCCAGCTGTAACCTGACTTTGCGGCGGGAATATCATGAGTTGTTTGATTTAGATACCGATAGTCTAAATGACCACATAATGGATGTGTTTGAGTATCTGAATGAATTGGCCCGGCAGGGGGAATTAGTAGAACCTCTAAACCCCTTAGACTTGCGGGTGGGTTATCATCAGCCCTGCCACCTTAAGGCAGCCGGGTGTGGTGTACCTTCCAAAGAAATTATGGACCGCATTCCCGGCCTGCAGGTGCTAGGCTTGGATGCCGGTTGCTGCGGCTTGTCCGGTAGTTATGGTTTTAAGGCAGAAAAATACCCCATTAGTATGGAAATCGGTAGTAACGTATTCCGGGCGGTGGAACAAATGGGTGTTAAACAAGTGATAACCGAATGTGGCATGTGCCAGTTACAAATTCACCACGGTACCGGTGTGGCGGTTTATCACCCCATCCAACTGTTGGCCCTGGCTTACGGGACAGCTAAATAG